The Balneolaceae bacterium sequence AAGAAAGTGTGGGCGAAATCCGCCGGGGTATTGAAAACGTGGAGAATGCCTGCGGAATGCCAACGCTTATGCAGGGTTATAATAATGAAGATATTGCAACCGGAGTTGACGAACATATGATTCGCCAGCCGCTGGGTGTGGTCACGGCAATTACGCCATTCAATTTCCCCGCAATGATTCCACTTTGGTTTTTACCCTATGCAATAGCAAGTGGTAACTGTTTTATTTTGAAACCAAGCGAAAAAGTGCCGATGTCGACACAGTACATATTCAAGCTGCTCGATATGCTGGATCTGCCCAAAGGTGTGGTTCAACTTGTCAATGGCGATAAAGAAGCTGTTGATGAATTATTGGAAAACCCGGCCGTCAAAGCGATCAGTTTTGTGGGTTCTACAGCGGTGGCACGAAAAATCTACAGTACAGGGACGGCTCACGGAAAACGAGTGCAGGCACAGGGCGGGGCAAAAAATATGGTTATTGTTCTGCCCGATGCTGAGATGGATATGACTTCCCGAATTGTCGGAGATTCAGCTTTTGGCTGTGCCGGCCAGCGTTGTCTTGCAAACTCGCTGGCTGTAACCGTTGGTGATGCCCGGGAACCGTTTACGGATGCTATCACAGAAAAGGCTGCAAATTTAAAAGTCGGTTACGGGTTAGAAAAAGAAACAGAAATGGGGCCGGTCATTACTCCAGAAAGCCGAGAGCGGGTGGAAACGTTTATAGAGACCGGCGAAAAAGAAGGCGGAAGAGTTTTGGTGGATGGACGTGGTAAAACCGTGGACAATTACAAAAATGGGAACTGGTGTTGCCCGACAATTATCGACGATATTTCGCCCGAGAGTTCTTTAGCGAAAACGGAAGTATTTGGACCTCTTTTTGGCTTGATGCATGTGGATACCATTGACGATGCGATTGCATTGATTAACTCTCACGAGTATGGAAATATGGCATGTCTGTTTACAAGCAGTGGGGCATCTGCACGGCAGTTTCGATATGAAGCAACGGCTGGAAATATCGGCATCAATATTGGTGTAGCTGCTCCCATGGCTTACTTTCCCTTTAGCGGATGGAAGGAGAGCTTTTTTGGTGATCTGCATGCCCAGGGAAGCCATGCCGTTGAGTTTTATACACAGACCAAAGTAGTTGTGGAGCGCTGGATTCGCGATTGGGGCCGCGTTTTTTAAACTCGACATGAATTATGATTATGTATAATCGTTTTCAGATTTCGGCCGTACTCCTGATGTTTCTCCTGATCCTGCCCGGGCATCTTTTCGGGCAGGAAAATGGGGAACTTGAGGCAAATCTCATTGCCCACAGGGGAGGAGTTGTGGATGAACATCGAGCCGAAAACTCAGCGTCAGCCATGGAAGAGGCAATACATCGTGGATACAGGATGTTGGAGGTGGATCTGCGAAAAACACGAGACGGACGAATCATTGTGCAACATGACCCGACGTTTGAAAAGGATTATGAGCATTCCGGAGCTGTTGCAGAGATGCACTGGAGTGAGATCAAACAATTGAGATCAAAAAAGGATGGTCATCGGCCCTTACTGTTTGAGGAAGTTGTACAGAAGGTGGAAGGCCAAGCGGGCCTGATGCTCGATGTAAAAGGAAATCACTACGGAGAAGATTATTACAAAAAAATCGAACAGATATTGGATCGCTACGACCTTCTCTCAGATACATTTGTATTAAGCGGATCGGAAGCACAGGCGTATTTCAAAAATAAAGTCTCACTATCGGCCGATTTTGAGAAGCTGATAGAAGAAAGGAACAACGGGGTGGATGTAAAACATGTGTATCATCTCTTTGATCTGGGAAGCAACCTGGATGAATCGATGATCAAAAAAGCAAATGAACTTGGCGTAACGGTTGTAGCTGCCATAAACGTTTTCAGGTATCGGCAAGCCGGCACTGATGTTTGGGAAGGTGCCCGCCAGGATGTGGATCGGCTGATGGTATTGGGTGTGCGCTATTATCAAATAGATTCATTTTATGAGCCATTGTTTTACGCAGAATGATTTCATCTATATCAACATATTCAACTCATACAAAACATAATTCAAATCAATTTTTCCAGATATGATCAGAACCTGTTTATTATTCATAATACTGGTCGGTATTAGTATTACGGTATTTGCACAGCCAACCCTGAAAACCGAAAACGTAATTTTAATTTCACTGGATGGATTGCGCTGGCAGGAACTATTTTCCGGGATTGATAAAAAATTGATGATCCACGAGGATTATGTCGAAAATGGCGAAGATCTCAGACAACGTTTTTGGGATGAAGATCCCGCTGTACGAAGAGAAAAACTGATGCCATATTTTTGGAATACTATCGCTGAAGAAGGACAGTTATATGGCAATCAAGAACTTGGAAGCCAGGTGCTGGCTACAAATGGCTTGTACTTTTCATATCCCGGATACAGTGAAATTTTAACAGGCTATGTTGATGAAGAAATTGACAGCAATGATAAAATCTGGAATCCTAATACTACTGTACTTGAATTTATTAACAATCAGCCAGAGTATAATGGTAAGGTAGCTGCTTTTGGGTCCTGGGATGTGTTTCCATATATCATCAATAGTAAAAGAAGCGGAATCCCAGTAAACGCTGGTTTTGAGCCTGTTGAAGGGGAGAATCTAACCGATCGTGAAATATTCCTGAATGAATTAATTCACCAAATCCCAAGCCCGTGGAGTTCGGTTCGGCTCGATGCATTCACCCACCATTATGCCCTGGAGAGATTAAAAAAAGAGACTCCCAGACTACTTTATATCGCTTATGGAGAGACGGATGATTTTGCTCATGACGGAAATTATGAAGCTTACATAAGATCGGCCCGGCAAACAGACGAATTTATATCTGATTTATGGGAGTTTGTGCAAAATCATGAATCATATCGAGATAAGACAACGTTTATCATTACAACAGATCACGGGAGGGGAACCATGCCAATTGAAACATGGAGACATCACGGAAGTGATATTGATGGGGCTGATGAAATTTGGATAGCCGCTATCGGTCCGGATACACCGGATCTTGGGGAGATCAGCAATGGTGGCGCTATTTACCAGACCCAAATTGCAAAAACAGTTGCGTATTTGTTAGGCCTGGATTACCGGAATAAAAAACCCGTAGGTGAAGTGATTGAAACAATAGTTAAACATTAAAAACTTACTACAGGGTATCTTTCATTAAAATATCTGCTTTGAACCTTATTAAATAATGTTTTTTCACATAAACATTCGCCGAGATAAATTTGACAAGCCAATTTTATTTGATTAAAATGGAAACGTTTTCAATCAGATGCATAAGTAATAATCATGATTGGTCTTGCCGGGCTTTATAAAAATATAAAAAAGCGCTTTCTTAGTGACTTAGATTTGAAGATAATTATCAAAGTGTGCTATTGAAAATGTTTCTGGTAAATGCATTAATTATGTGTTGATAGAAGACATGCTGTTTTGTTCCAGCGCATAACAAAGCAGGTGTTGAAACCTGGATCATAGACTGAGATCGAAAGTTATAAACTGCTTA is a genomic window containing:
- a CDS encoding CoA-acylating methylmalonate-semialdehyde dehydrogenase, coding for MKDKNNAIVNYVSGSWKQPESGKELSVTNPANMEKIGTVYLSGKSDVKEAVEVADKAFYEWRRTPVTKRIQYLFHFKSLLEDHIDDLAKIITNECGKTYKESVGEIRRGIENVENACGMPTLMQGYNNEDIATGVDEHMIRQPLGVVTAITPFNFPAMIPLWFLPYAIASGNCFILKPSEKVPMSTQYIFKLLDMLDLPKGVVQLVNGDKEAVDELLENPAVKAISFVGSTAVARKIYSTGTAHGKRVQAQGGAKNMVIVLPDAEMDMTSRIVGDSAFGCAGQRCLANSLAVTVGDAREPFTDAITEKAANLKVGYGLEKETEMGPVITPESRERVETFIETGEKEGGRVLVDGRGKTVDNYKNGNWCCPTIIDDISPESSLAKTEVFGPLFGLMHVDTIDDAIALINSHEYGNMACLFTSSGASARQFRYEATAGNIGINIGVAAPMAYFPFSGWKESFFGDLHAQGSHAVEFYTQTKVVVERWIRDWGRVF
- a CDS encoding glycerophosphodiester phosphodiesterase family protein; this encodes MYNRFQISAVLLMFLLILPGHLFGQENGELEANLIAHRGGVVDEHRAENSASAMEEAIHRGYRMLEVDLRKTRDGRIIVQHDPTFEKDYEHSGAVAEMHWSEIKQLRSKKDGHRPLLFEEVVQKVEGQAGLMLDVKGNHYGEDYYKKIEQILDRYDLLSDTFVLSGSEAQAYFKNKVSLSADFEKLIEERNNGVDVKHVYHLFDLGSNLDESMIKKANELGVTVVAAINVFRYRQAGTDVWEGARQDVDRLMVLGVRYYQIDSFYEPLFYAE
- a CDS encoding alkaline phosphatase family protein, whose product is MIRTCLLFIILVGISITVFAQPTLKTENVILISLDGLRWQELFSGIDKKLMIHEDYVENGEDLRQRFWDEDPAVRREKLMPYFWNTIAEEGQLYGNQELGSQVLATNGLYFSYPGYSEILTGYVDEEIDSNDKIWNPNTTVLEFINNQPEYNGKVAAFGSWDVFPYIINSKRSGIPVNAGFEPVEGENLTDREIFLNELIHQIPSPWSSVRLDAFTHHYALERLKKETPRLLYIAYGETDDFAHDGNYEAYIRSARQTDEFISDLWEFVQNHESYRDKTTFIITTDHGRGTMPIETWRHHGSDIDGADEIWIAAIGPDTPDLGEISNGGAIYQTQIAKTVAYLLGLDYRNKKPVGEVIETIVKH